The following proteins are co-located in the Xyrauchen texanus isolate HMW12.3.18 chromosome 43, RBS_HiC_50CHRs, whole genome shotgun sequence genome:
- the fgl1b gene encoding fibrinogen like 1B isoform X2, giving the protein MIMPQPVFILVFHALMLLQTLTSENNTGPLLILPSTGGTLIVHDKDCSELYDRLKSESGFYRIKPKPSFEPFLVYCDMDDGGGWTVIQKRINGKVDFERKWEDYKNGFGHFQSSRDEFWLGNERIHALLSGGENVMKINLMDWKGEKSYAMYENFRVSDEKDKYRLHYGMYSGQAGDALSGGANMVEQWSASHNGMQFSTRDEDHDRYLQGSCAKENRGGWWYNRCHTTNLNGRFYRGGEYKAKHDNGVVWSTWRGLWYSLRHTTMKVRPSIYMDNQGSGAGPTE; this is encoded by the exons ATGATAATGCCACAGCCGGTGTTTATCTTGGTGTTTCATGCTCTGATGTTGCTTCAAACCTTG ACATCTGAAAACAATACTGGACCTTTACTGATCTTACCAAGTACTGGAGGCACACTGATAGTTCACGACAAAG ATTGTTCCGAGTTATATGATAGACTCAAATCAGAAAGTGGATTCTACAGGATTAAACCCAAACCATCATTTGAACCATTCCTTGTGTACTGTGACATGGATGATGGTGGGGGCTGGACTGTGATTCAGAAACGTATCAATGGAAAAGTTGATTTTGAAAG AAAGTGGGAGGATTATAAAAATGGATTTGGTCATTTCCAGTCAAGTAGAGATGAATTCTGGCTTGGGAATGAACGTATTCATGCCTTGCTCAGTGGCG gtgagaatgtgatgaaaatcAATTTGATGGACTGGAAAGGAGAGAAATCCTATGCTATGTATGAAAACTTCAGGGTTTCAGATGAAAAG GATAAGTACAGGCTGCACTATGGGATGTACAGTGGTCAGGCAGGGGATGCTCTCTCTGGAGGGGCCAATATGGTGGAGCAGTGGTCAGCCTCCCATAATGGCATGCAATTCAGCACCCGGGACGAGGATCATGACCGCTACCTACAGGGCAGCTGTGCTAAAGAGAACAGGGGAGGCTGGTGGTATAACAG GTGTCATACTACCAATCTAAATGGGAGGTTTTACAGGGGTGGAGAGTATAAAGCCAAGCATGATAATGGTGTGGTCTGGAGCACCTGGAGAGGGTTGTGGTATTCTCTAAGGCACACTACCATGAAGGTCCGGCCCAGCATCTACATGGACAACCAAGGGAGTGGAGCAGGACCAACAGAGTAG
- the LOC127635866 gene encoding thrombospondin type-1 domain-containing protein 1-like, translating to MENGLPTATPFLLLFLIGFAMAGMHLWPSVHIALSNASVFVDYSTVSNLTDHRLTVSLIDIDRNITVLTRPLPFNQSEGSLEFNCSCFLYAGNFRFKLEQINKVDMSNQSAILWCSPVLHVYWPTFHLAVDRGSNNRSFNDFRIGVYTSDHFHPCPSSKASSLYLDVSYLEQMHIGRNTIDKLQSRKRYVVKVVRSQHVELTCVSPLTEHGFIQISIKSPHIQQDIKSSGPLYLSSIFPYKLLVDNIYKSGCEGAVSVHQIAPPCTVTNGKVLLYKNESKEKAAPSHLAFNFLTQGENETEFNCSIFDLGRNKYCFHFTLVYSQASLTHTCVIVQRNSRMWGSWQPWSGCSVTCGEGVRERVRECLLPSGGGMQCTGMVREQSHCSLEDCTGEIPPLSVTPPPAVSSPLAGNLVVVAGISLCLAVILATILITVWRKLCHAPKCSSMRHSSVHSPSGRKNSEASICGHSTQRPSFSESLQAAPLQKGLTLPAMQGQSDKGVLAQQQRCALPLPLPQDPERTSPSGQKFVPPIFGYRLAQQQLKEMKKKGLKEATQVYHVSQSPVDDTLLEATASNPAGLTPVPQEVDSLEEANSRQFCIKSPFLDPMWPPKILDSLSDRHKVDMLLGPQKSVFSANVPHLERTADWMEMGTYSKNPNFRRTSSFHENNQQQLPALRLFRERSMTRVTPRQLPEGSCRNQTWEQTLPELEVWSCYKHRIIDGSGDRRRMPWVDTPPSQSNSKDNILAVLNSAPVTPTKDPLVDHQRLARSPSSAVERAERAEKNWSRRGPSPIQRNILARKLREANSSTCQRQRSSTFSTSEQFRGRCHSLPLSAEYSSSPYSLTKSEQHMMDISGYLGQED from the exons ATGGAAAACGGTCTCCCTACAGCGACCCCATTTTTGTTGCTTTTCCTGATCGGATTTG CTATGGCTGGCATGCATCTATGGCCTTCAGTGCACATTGCCTTGAGCAATGCCAGTGTATTTGTGGATTACAGCACTGTCAGCAACCTCACTGACCACAGACTGACTGTATCATTGATTGACATTGACAGGAACATTACAGTACTCACCAGGCCACTTCCATTTAACCAATCAGAAGGGTCACTGGAGTTCAACTGCTCCTGCTTCCTGTATGCAGGTAACTTCAGATTCAAACTGGAGCAGATTAACAAGGTTGACATGTCTAACCAGTCTGCCATCTTGTGGTGTAGCCCAGTTTTGCATGTGTACTGGCCCACCTTTCACCTGGCTGTGGATCGTGGCAGCAACAACCGGAGCTTTAATGACTTCAGGATTGGTGTGTACACTAGTGACCACTTCCATCCTTGTCCTAGTAGCAAAGCTTCATCTCTATACCTTGATGTCAGCTACCTGGAACAAATGCATATTGGGAGGAACACCATTGACAAGTTGCAAAGCCGGAAAAGATACGTTGTTAAAGTAGTTAGGTCACAGCATGTGGAGTTGACTTGTGTATCCCCTCTAACAGAGCATGGATTCATCCAGATTTCTATAAAATCGCCCCACATCCAGCAAGACATCAAATCTTCTGGTCCTCTCTACCTGTCCAGCATCTTTCCCTACAAACTTCTTGTAGATAACATCTACAAAAGTGGCTGTGAGGGAGCCGTGTCAGTCCATCAAATCGCTCCTCCCTGTACAGTTACAAATGGAAAAGTTCTGCTTTATAAGAATGAGAGTAAGGAGAAGGCTGCTCCCTCTCATCTGGCCTTTAACTTCCTCACTCAAGGGGAGAATGAGACTGAGTTTAACTGCTCCATCTTTGATCTTGGCAGGAATAAGTACTGCTTTCATTTCACTCTCGTCTACAGTCAGGCCAGTTTAACACACACCTGTGTTATTGTGCAAAGGAATTCAA GAATGTGGGGTTCATGGCAGCCATGGAGTGGTTGCAGTGTGACATGTGGTGAAGGGGTTAGAGAGCGTGTACGTGAGTGTCTACTGCCCTCTGGTGGTGGGATGCAGTGCACTGGCATGGTTAGGGAGCAATCGCACTGTTCGCTGGAAGACTGCACTG GGGAGATTCCCCCCCTATCAGTCACCCCTCCCCCAGCTGTGAGCTCTCCCCTAGCTGGGAATCTAGTAGTAGTGGCAGGGATCTCCCTGTGCCTGGCTGTGATCCTGGCCACCATCTTAATAACTGTGTGGAGAAAACTCTGCCATGCTCCTAAGTGCAGCTCCATGCGGCATAGCTCAGTTCACTCTCCCAGTGGCCGGAAAAACTCTGAGGCTTCTATTTGTGGTCACAGCACGCAGAGACCCAGTTTCTCCGAGAGTTTGCAAGCAGCTCCCCTACAAAAAGGGCTTACCTTGCCTGCCATGCAAGGGCAGTCTGACAAAGGTGTGCTTGCTCAACAGCAGAGGTGTGCTCTGCCTCTCCCCCTTCCTCAAGACCCGGAGAGAACGTCTCCTTCTGGGCAAAAGTTTGTTCCCCCTATTTTTGGCTATCGCTTGGCTCAACAGCAGCTCAAGGAGATGAAGAAGAAGGGGTTGAAAGAAGCCACTCAAGTCTATCATGTTTCCCAGAGTCCAGTTGATGACACCTTGCTGGAAGCCACAGCTTCAAACCCTGCAGGTCTAACTCCAGTGCCTCAGGAAGTTGACAGCCTAGAAGAAGCTAACAGCAGACAATTTTGCATAAAGTCTCCTTTCCTCGATCCTATGTGGCCTCCAAAAATCTTGGACAGTTTATCAGATAGGCACAAGGTGGACATGTTGCTGGGTCCCCAAAAGTCTGTTTTCAGTGCCAACGTCCCCCATCTTGAGCGCACAGCCGATTGGATGGAGATGGGGACCTACTCGAAGAATCCAAATTTCAGGAGGACATCAAGCTTCCATGAGAACAACCAGCAACAGTTGCCTGCATTGCGACTCTTCAGAGAGAGGAGTATGACTAGAGTGACTCCTCGGCAGCTTCCAGAGGGGAGCTGTAGAAACCAAACCTGGGAGCAGACACTTCCCGAACTTGAGGTCTGGTCCTGCTACAAACATAGAATAATTGATGGCTCAGGTGACCGTAGGAGGATGCCATGGGTGGACACTCCCCCATCTCAGTCAAACTCAAAAGATAATATTTTAGCAGTTCTTAATTCAGCTCCAGTGACACCCACTAAAGATCCCCTAGTGGATCATCAAAGGCTGGCTCGGAGCCCTTCTTCCGCAGTGGAGAGAGCAGAAAGGGCTGAAAAGAACTGGAGCAGAAGAGGCCCCTCTCCTATCCAGAGGAACATACTTGCCAGAAAGCTACGAGAGGCTAACTCATCTACCTGCCAAAGGCAACGCAGTTCCACATTCTCTACCTCAGAACAGTTCAGGGGGCGCTGTCACAGCCTTCCTCTCTCTGCGGAATACAGCAGCTCCCCCTATAGTCTTACTAAGTCAGAGCAGCACATGATGGACATTTCTGGATACTTGGGCCAGGAAGATTGA
- the fgl1b gene encoding fibrinogen like 1B isoform X1, with protein MIMPQPVFILVFHALMLLQTLLIEAEEQCQISEVSKLKEEILRLNNKLLVGEWKVTYLRTHRRFNLLPKLELSLDHNKTSENNTGPLLILPSTGGTLIVHDKDCSELYDRLKSESGFYRIKPKPSFEPFLVYCDMDDGGGWTVIQKRINGKVDFERKWEDYKNGFGHFQSSRDEFWLGNERIHALLSGGENVMKINLMDWKGEKSYAMYENFRVSDEKDKYRLHYGMYSGQAGDALSGGANMVEQWSASHNGMQFSTRDEDHDRYLQGSCAKENRGGWWYNRCHTTNLNGRFYRGGEYKAKHDNGVVWSTWRGLWYSLRHTTMKVRPSIYMDNQGSGAGPTE; from the exons ATGATAATGCCACAGCCGGTGTTTATCTTGGTGTTTCATGCTCTGATGTTGCTTCAAACCTTG CTAATTGAGGCAGAGGAACAATGCCAGATATCTGAAGTGTCAAAGCTGAAGGAAGAAATTCTCAGGCTTAATAATAAATTGTTGGTCGGGGAATGGAAAGTTACATATCTGCGCACTCACCGACGCTTTAATCTCCTGCCCAAACTGGAACTATCACTGGACCACAATAAGACATCTGAAAACAATACTGGACCTTTACTGATCTTACCAAGTACTGGAGGCACACTGATAGTTCACGACAAAG ATTGTTCCGAGTTATATGATAGACTCAAATCAGAAAGTGGATTCTACAGGATTAAACCCAAACCATCATTTGAACCATTCCTTGTGTACTGTGACATGGATGATGGTGGGGGCTGGACTGTGATTCAGAAACGTATCAATGGAAAAGTTGATTTTGAAAG AAAGTGGGAGGATTATAAAAATGGATTTGGTCATTTCCAGTCAAGTAGAGATGAATTCTGGCTTGGGAATGAACGTATTCATGCCTTGCTCAGTGGCG gtgagaatgtgatgaaaatcAATTTGATGGACTGGAAAGGAGAGAAATCCTATGCTATGTATGAAAACTTCAGGGTTTCAGATGAAAAG GATAAGTACAGGCTGCACTATGGGATGTACAGTGGTCAGGCAGGGGATGCTCTCTCTGGAGGGGCCAATATGGTGGAGCAGTGGTCAGCCTCCCATAATGGCATGCAATTCAGCACCCGGGACGAGGATCATGACCGCTACCTACAGGGCAGCTGTGCTAAAGAGAACAGGGGAGGCTGGTGGTATAACAG GTGTCATACTACCAATCTAAATGGGAGGTTTTACAGGGGTGGAGAGTATAAAGCCAAGCATGATAATGGTGTGGTCTGGAGCACCTGGAGAGGGTTGTGGTATTCTCTAAGGCACACTACCATGAAGGTCCGGCCCAGCATCTACATGGACAACCAAGGGAGTGGAGCAGGACCAACAGAGTAG